From a region of the Helicobacter hepaticus ATCC 51449 genome:
- a CDS encoding bifunctional 3,4-dihydroxy-2-butanone 4-phosphate synthase/GTP cyclohydrolase II — protein MYHKRIKEAIEAIKQGEMIIIMDDEDRENEGDLVMAGIFSSPQKINFMAQEARGLICVSITQELAQKLDLPPMVQKNDSNHETAFTISIDAKEAKTGISAFERDMTIRLMCESNTKPSDFVRPGHIFPLIAKEGGVLVRTGHTEASVDICRLAGVAPISVICEIMKKDGTMAGRGDKFLLDFASQHHLKILYVSDIIQYRLNFENLLREITRESAVFMGVECEKITFIDHLEREHIVFGFPHKGSSSNEPKPLIRFHNVRSDLELLQNAQEWNALLKSIECLKEKGGYLVFLNTHSEYANSSKTCGDIKDFGIGAQILKRLGIEDFVLLSSCGGSKGEYNALSGFNLHLVEKIEV, from the coding sequence ATGTATCACAAACGTATCAAAGAAGCCATAGAAGCAATTAAACAAGGCGAGATGATTATTATTATGGACGATGAGGATAGGGAGAATGAGGGTGATTTAGTGATGGCGGGAATCTTCTCTAGTCCTCAAAAAATCAACTTTATGGCGCAAGAAGCACGAGGGCTTATTTGCGTATCTATCACGCAAGAGCTTGCTCAAAAGCTTGATTTGCCTCCAATGGTGCAAAAAAACGATAGCAATCACGAAACAGCCTTTACCATTTCTATTGATGCAAAAGAAGCAAAAACAGGTATTTCAGCCTTTGAACGCGATATGACTATTAGACTTATGTGTGAGAGTAATACCAAGCCAAGCGATTTTGTGCGTCCCGGACATATTTTTCCGCTTATTGCTAAAGAGGGAGGAGTGCTTGTGCGCACAGGACATACAGAGGCAAGTGTAGATATTTGCCGCCTTGCAGGAGTTGCGCCTATTAGTGTAATTTGTGAGATTATGAAAAAAGACGGCACAATGGCTGGGCGTGGGGATAAATTCTTGCTTGATTTTGCTTCTCAACACCATTTAAAGATTCTATATGTATCAGATATTATCCAATACCGACTTAATTTTGAGAATCTCCTGCGCGAGATTACGCGTGAAAGTGCTGTATTTATGGGTGTAGAATGTGAAAAAATTACTTTTATAGATCATTTAGAACGTGAGCATATAGTTTTTGGATTTCCTCATAAAGGCTCATCATCTAATGAACCAAAGCCGCTTATACGATTTCATAATGTGCGAAGTGATTTGGAGCTATTGCAAAATGCTCAAGAATGGAATGCTCTTCTTAAGAGTATTGAGTGTTTGAAAGAAAAAGGGGGATATTTGGTATTTTTAAATACGCATTCTGAATATGCAAACTCATCTAAAACTTGTGGTGATATAAAAGATTTTGGCATCGGTGCACAGATTCTTAAAAGATTGGGCATTGAGGATTTTGTGCTTCTTAGCTCTTGTGGTGGGAGTAAAGGCGAGTATAATGCCTTAAGTGGTTTTAATTTGCACTTAGTAGAAAAGATTGAAGTATAG
- a CDS encoding Dps family protein has protein sequence MSKVVDNLKQIQADAAVFYVKVHNFHWNVKGMDFYPTHKATEEIYEKYADVFDDVAERVLQIGGKPYVTLADMLKAAKIKEESKTSFNSKEVLKAILSDYEYFLKAFEGLSEEAEKAGDNVTQGYADDKVGELQKAIWMLKATLA, from the coding sequence ATGAGCAAAGTTGTAGATAATTTAAAACAAATTCAAGCTGATGCAGCAGTGTTTTATGTGAAGGTGCATAACTTTCATTGGAATGTTAAAGGTATGGACTTTTATCCCACACATAAAGCTACTGAAGAAATCTATGAAAAATATGCTGATGTATTTGATGATGTTGCAGAACGTGTATTGCAAATCGGTGGAAAACCTTATGTAACCCTTGCAGATATGCTAAAGGCTGCAAAAATCAAAGAAGAAAGCAAAACAAGCTTTAATTCAAAAGAGGTTTTAAAAGCGATTCTCTCTGATTACGAATATTTCCTCAAAGCATTTGAAGGACTTTCAGAGGAGGCTGAAAAAGCTGGAGATAATGTGACTCAAGGATACGCTGATGATAAAGTAGGCGAATTGCAAAAAGCCATTTGGATGCTTAAAGCCACACTTGCCTAA